The following are encoded together in the Leptospira langatensis genome:
- a CDS encoding PhoH family protein — MRKEQFTFESQDLYRKICGINDAGVKNLEKQLEIDLIPRGNGFQVEGIPAKVDFALDFFHLLETNYRDRPDRDFTDQFDFSYLLKQATREKKKEERRSEDEPFKPSEKILTTYKGKHLYPRTKNQDKYIQSFLNNLITFGIGPAGTGKTFLSVAMACRFLQNGIVDKIVLTRPAVEAGENLGFLPGDLNQKVDPYLRPVYDALNECIGFEKTQEYIALTKIEIAPVAFMRGRTLSKSFIILDEAQNCTLSQLKMIMTRLGRNSRMCISGDVTQIDLEHGRSGFDRVVSLFRSTESIGQVFFGKEDITRHPLVETIVRKFEEL; from the coding sequence ATCAGGAAAGAACAATTTACTTTCGAAAGCCAGGACCTGTATCGTAAGATCTGCGGGATCAACGATGCAGGAGTGAAAAACCTGGAAAAACAGTTGGAGATCGATCTAATCCCTCGCGGGAACGGATTCCAGGTGGAAGGAATTCCTGCAAAGGTGGACTTCGCCCTGGACTTTTTCCATCTACTGGAAACGAATTATAGGGATAGACCGGACCGTGATTTTACGGACCAATTCGATTTCAGTTATCTTCTCAAACAAGCCACTAGAGAAAAGAAGAAGGAAGAGCGTCGCTCCGAAGACGAGCCATTTAAGCCTTCTGAAAAGATTCTCACCACATACAAGGGAAAACATCTCTATCCTAGGACAAAGAACCAGGATAAGTACATTCAATCTTTCTTAAATAATCTGATCACTTTCGGGATCGGTCCTGCGGGAACGGGAAAGACATTCCTCTCCGTGGCGATGGCCTGCAGATTCCTGCAAAACGGGATCGTGGACAAGATCGTTCTAACAAGACCTGCTGTAGAGGCGGGGGAGAATCTTGGATTCCTACCCGGAGATCTGAACCAGAAAGTGGATCCTTACCTTCGTCCTGTATACGATGCTTTGAACGAATGCATCGGTTTTGAAAAGACACAAGAGTATATCGCTCTCACCAAAATTGAGATCGCTCCGGTCGCATTCATGCGGGGAAGGACTCTTTCCAAGAGCTTTATCATCTTGGACGAGGCCCAGAACTGTACTCTCTCCCAGTTAAAGATGATCATGACCCGTTTGGGAAGAAATTCGAGGATGTGTATTTCCGGGGACGTTACTCAAATCGACTTGGAACATGGTAGATCCGGTTTCGATCGTGTGGTAAGCTTATTTAGAAGTACCGAGAGCATAGGCCAGGTATTTTTCGGAAAAGAGGATATCACGAGACATCCATTAGTGGAAACCATCGTGAGGAAGTTCGAGGAATTGTAA